A segment of the Lentisphaerota bacterium genome:
TTGGCTTTCCGGCAGGTTTTGTCTCCGCACTCCAGGCGCCATTTATCGCCATACCTGCCAACGCAACTCCCACTGTGCCCAGAAACTCGCGACGATTCATTCTCAACTCCTTTGCCTGCTTCACTTTCAAGATGTGACAATGCGCCGCACAAACATGATCGCGGCCTACCGTCGACCTCCCGCCAGCTCATGGCTGACGAGGTACTGACCAGACTCTTCTGTTTGTGTTACAGGCAATCGCCCTGCCGGCATTCTTTCTTTGTATGCCAAACTGACTCTAAGAGTACATGTATTGGTTCCGATAGTCAACTTCTCGAACGGCCCTGATGTCCTCCCCTCTGCCGCGCGATAGGTGATATTCGGCTGCTCCGGCAATGCCGAGGGGACTCCTAACTGCCGCCATGACGAGGAGCAAGTCGAGTTACGACGATCCCTCTCCATGACGTCTTGCCAACAGGCACCGCTACTGCTGCGGGTTGTTACCCGCCCGAGTTAGCGGAAGCAGTGCCTGTGCGCCCATCCCTGGCTTAATGGCTCCATAGAAGTTTTCGTATTGTTTTTCGGAAGGAACCGGTGCCACGGTAGTTTGGGGCGGTTCGTCTCCGGTCCCTGCGGCCGCACGGCCATACAGGAGCACCTCTTCCCCTTGCTTCAGGTCAATCAGGAAAGCCCCGTTTCCGTCCGGCTTCAGGCTAAAGAATCGCGCACCGTGCGCCAAAACAGTGCCGGGGAGGTTGGGCATTACCCGCAGTGGCGTGCCAGCCAAACTCTTAACCAGCACCCATTGATTGACGCCATTTGAGCGTTTGCCGCTGACCTCGAAGGCGCCCTCGGCAAGAAGCGAGGCAAACTCCACATCACGAAAGGCGTCCGGTATTGCGGGAAAAACCCGGAGAGTATTCTTAATCGTATGCACGAGCATGCAGTGCAGGGACTCCGCTCCGGAGAGAGGTGTTTCAATCACCGGTCCGCCGCCCTCGGTGTACATGGTGTTTGGAAGGAGGACCTCACGGAGGCCGTTCAGGCACTCGAGAGCGAAATTGCCTTCGCCCAGAAGTGCCGCCATGGCTGCGCCACCGGTATAGGAGTAGCCCTGCAGCGCGCCGCGCAGGCCCATCCAGTGGCGGAATGATGTCTCGGCCACGGCGCGCTCGGCCGCATCTTCAAGATCGCAGAGCTGTAGTGGGTAGAGGGCAAACAGGTGCGAGTAGTGGCGGTGCGACACGGCGAAGGGGAGGCCGCGTGCGACCATCAGACCGTTCTCGTCAAGGCAGTACGGGGTGAGATCGCGCAAGCATTCCTTCCAAAGTGCCGAATGCGCGTCGGTAATCCCCAGTTCATGCTCCGCATCGAGGAGCGTGGTGAGCCCCCAGCGAAGGAGGGCCAGGTCGTAGCTGGTATCGTGTGCCGGACAAAAAGTGGAACGCGCGGGGTCCCCGGGTGTGGGGTACTCGGGAGAGGTGGTGCGAGGGAGGTGCAGTTTTCCATCCGCACCCCGCTCCAGAAGTGCACGCGGAACCTCAACAGCGGCACGGAGCACGGGGTAGACCGTTTCCGCCAGATAGTGCCGGTCCATGGTGTAACGATACTGGTCATGGAGCAGCTTGGCGATCCAGGTGAAGTTGCCGAGCTCGAAGATTCCTTCGATTCCCTGCTGGATCGCCTCGCGCGCTGGGAGGCTGTTGTGTGTGCATTCGCGGCCGGAACTGCGCCCCATGTACATCCCATCGGGGGTAACGGGGGCGGCATTCTGACGCATCTGCTCTTCGTAGCGGTGGATGGTGTTGGCGAGCGAGCGTGCGAGATCCACACGGTTGGCTTTGCAGAGGGGGCTGTAGGCAAGCTGGACATTCAGGTTCCACCAGGTACCGGGCCAAGCCGAGTCCGTCAACCAGACCCCCTGGTTATCGATCACCTCGTCCATCTCCCCGCGGGTGGCGCTCGCTAGCTTGTAGAGCTGAATGTGGTAAAAGGCCTCCCAGCGGGTATCGCTGAGGGAGAGAAAGCTTCTCCGCCACCAGGAGTGCCACCACGCGCGATGCTCATCTTCAAGGGCGGCAAGCCCCATGGTAACAGCGTCGTCAACGGCTGCCCGCGCAGCCTTCCGGGCCACGCCATTCTCCCGTGAGTGCTGGATACTCAACAGGTACCTATCACGCTGAAAATTATCCAAAACGTCATGCTGCGACCCCTTCATAGCGCGGAGTGCAACGGCGCATTCACCGGAAATGGCGCCGGCGTCATTTACCAGCTCCTGGACCGAAAGGGTGATGTCACCGGTGGTGGTTAAGACCGGCTTGGGAGGAAGGGGGGTCGCTGCATCCGCCACCTCGGGACTTACCCATTCCAAGCGGGGGCTGACGCCGTGGGCAGGGTGGAGCGAAACCTGGGGCCGCGCGGAAGCAGTCATCGTCTTCGGGTAAGTGACGACGAGCATCAGCACATCACGCACCGCATCGGCGAAGGCCCGCCAGGAGATATTCCCCGCAGGGGTTTCCGTTGCTCCGGTTGCCTCCGCGTCATACAGTCCCAGGCGCATCTGCTCCGTCGTGCCTGCCGGAGTTGCAGCAGAGTAGCCTGCTGTCAGCACCAGGTCGCCGATAGGAATGCGCGGCACGCACCAGTCCACTCCCTTGAGGAAGTTATGTGCCTCGGCGTCGTTACGGCCGAGCTCGAAGCACAACCCTGTAGCCGATTTCTTGTAGATGGAGGCACCGATCATACCGTTGCCGATAAAGGCGCACTCCCCCCAGTCAACACGGGTACATGCGGGCCGGTCGGGGTAGTAACGGCCGCCACGATGAACCAGGTAGGGCCAGGTCGGGTCGAGGCGTGAGAGAAAGGATCGGTAATCAATTGTGTCGGTCATGGCATGCGCTTTCGCTGAGCAAAATCAGGAACTTTAGGGCTGCTTGAGGCCATCCTTGTATGCCAAGCCGACGGTAAGCCTGAAGGTGTTGGTTCCGATGTTCAGCTTCTCAAACGGCCCGGGCGTCGGATTCATGCCGCGCGCCGCGCCAAGCAGGTCTGTGGTAACGTCCATCGGGGTTCCGTCGGGGTGTTCCATGCCGACGCCGGTCAGGAAGTTCGTGCCCAACATGGCGCTGGTGACAATCGGCGCGGTCACGCCTGGAAAGCCGGCGTCCACCACAAAGGTGATCTCCGCGCCGTCGGGCAGGGACGTCAGAGTGAAGCCCGGATCGAAATCGGAAACCACGCGCGAATGGGTGCCTTCAAAGGCCGCCTTCTTGGCGCCTTTGTAATACACGTTGAAATCGGCGGCTTTGGGTTGCTCGGTCTGCTTGCCGCCTGGGCCGACGCCGACATAGATGTTGTTGTAGAATCGGTCGGACCCCGTCTCCATGTTCCAGTCGCCGATCTTGTCATACGTGTGAGGCTTGTAATACGCGGCCTGGCGCCCATCTCCGGCGAAAGACGTCCCGGCATCAATCATGAGATTATGGACCAGCAGGACCTGATGCGCCTGCTCTTTAACGCCTTTGCCCACAATCACATTGTTGTCAGCGAGGTGACCGCCGATGTTCTTTTCGAAATACAGGGCCGTCTGAGCCGTGTTGTAGATAATATTTCCCGTAATCCTCAAATTCTGATTGGCCCAGTCGATCCAGATGCCGTGATGGACCCCATTTCCTTTGCCGTACACACCGCGGATCACGTTGTTCTTAATAGTGTAGTCGGCCGCGCCGTGAATCTTGATGCCGGCCGTTTCCCAGCCGCCAAACTCCATGAGCGGGTTGATCTCCTCGATCAGGTTGCCCTCGATCAGGCTCACGCCCCAGTTGCCGCCACTGCCGCAGATGCCGGATTGACCGCAATTGCGGATGATGTTGCCGCGGACCAGATGATGGCCCCTTGCGGCGTAATTCTTGCTGGTGTCGTTTTGCAGTGAACCGCTGACAATGCCGACCGTCCGCGAGTCAGAGATGATATTTTTCTCAATGATCCAGTGCGTACCGCGATAGGTGCTAATCAGCCCTTCCTGATCCGACGTTTTCGGACTGGGCGGCGACCAGTTCGGCGCCCCGTGCGACAGGTGGAAGCCGCGCAGCGTGATGTAGTTCACCCCGCCATCCAGAATGGGGCGGAAGACGGATTTCCTCATGGTCACTTCGGCGATGCCGGCATTGGGATTTGCGCCGCCGAAGTTGGCATAGATCACCGTGCTGCCCCTGTCCTGCTTCACGTACCACGTCTTGGGCGTCGCCGTCACATCGGCCAAGACGCGCTGTTCCCGGTATTGTTCCCCTTCGTAAAACACCTGTCCCCGGTGAAACTTGCCTTCGCCATAGCCCATCCAGGCTTCCTTGACAAAAACCGTATAGGGGTTAAACGCGCCAAAGACGGCGTTGGAGATGCTCACCTGATAGGTATTTC
Coding sequences within it:
- a CDS encoding DUF1565 domain-containing protein: MRNKNVLWGLVAVAGAAGFVRAADYHVSKLGSDSNAGSSAQPFLTIQKAATVMQPGDVCTVHAGTYREEVIPPRGGRSETQRITYRAAEGEKVYWKGSDQFTNWTVHSGNTYQVSISNAVFGAFNPYTVFVKEAWMGYGEGKFHRGQVFYEGEQYREQRVLADVTATPKTWYVKQDRGSTVIYANFGGANPNAGIAEVTMRKSVFRPILDGGVNYITLRGFHLSHGAPNWSPPSPKTSDQEGLISTYRGTHWIIEKNIISDSRTVGIVSGSLQNDTSKNYAARGHHLVRGNIIRNCGQSGICGSGGNWGVSLIEGNLIEEINPLMEFGGWETAGIKIHGAADYTIKNNVIRGVYGKGNGVHHGIWIDWANQNLRITGNIIYNTAQTALYFEKNIGGHLADNNVIVGKGVKEQAHQVLLVHNLMIDAGTSFAGDGRQAAYYKPHTYDKIGDWNMETGSDRFYNNIYVGVGPGGKQTEQPKAADFNVYYKGAKKAAFEGTHSRVVSDFDPGFTLTSLPDGAEITFVVDAGFPGVTAPIVTSAMLGTNFLTGVGMEHPDGTPMDVTTDLLGAARGMNPTPGPFEKLNIGTNTFRLTVGLAYKDGLKQP